The nucleotide window CGCAGTTCGTCTCGGATTGTGTGTTTGACTCGAACATGTCGGCCTCGAACGGCGGCGGAGTGTACTTTCAATCCTCCGGTTCGGAGTTTCTCAACTGCCGAATCATCGGGAACAGCTCCCGTTCGGGCGCCGGACTGCACCTCGCCGCCGACGATTGTCGCGTGTACGGCTGCACGTTTCAGTTAAATCGTGCGAGCTCGGAGGGCGGCGGCATAGTGGCCTATTTCCGTTCGGAATTCGATTCGTGTTGGATCACGGAAAACGCCGCCGAAACCCGCGGGGGCGGTGTGGCGATGTACGGTGCGGGCGGTCATCCCGTGTTTTCGCGGTGCCTGATCGCGCATAATCAGAGCGGATTCGGCGGCGGCGTTTACGCGTGGCTTGGCGGAGATCTGGAACGGTGCACCGTGGTTGACAACACGGGCAGCTCCGGCGGGGGAATATATTCCACGGGCAGCGGCTTGGTAATGAACTCGACCGTGGTCAGCCGCTCCGTCGGCGTTGGTATTTACTTTGCCCCTGATGTGGACTCCGTTGAGTTCATGTACTGCGACACTTACGGAAACTCGGATTCTGATCTTGGTGGTCCAGGGAACCCCCCTGAGTTTCCACCGGACCTCGGCATGATCGCAACCCTGAATGCGCGGGGCGACTCCTGCGACATCTATTCCAACGTCAGCTTGGATCCGTGGTTCGAGGATGCTGAGAACCGCGACTATCATGTGCAGGCGCTATCGCCGTGTATCGACGCCGGTTCTCCGGAGCTGGCGCCTGATCCCGATGGCTCGCTTGCCGATATCGGCGCGTTCTTTACGACCTCGCCGTTCTCGACCCCGGAGCCGTTTGCGCTGACTGCACCGGGCGCCGGCGACACGCTGCGCGACAGCGTTGTATTTTCCTGGGAAGCGGCCGTGGATCCGGACACCGGCGAGTCTATCTGGTACGAGTTGGAATTCGCGGCGTTGGATACGTTTGCGCAGGCCTGGGAGGTTCTGGTCACCCACGATGCAGGACAGCTCACGCAGCGCGCGGTTAACATAGATTCACTTCCGCGACGCGAGCGGGCCGCATACTACTGGTATGTGTTGGCGCATTCGCACTATCCCCGCTACACCACGCGTAGCGCCGAGACGCGACGGTATTACCCGTGGAACTATGCCTCACCGCCGCCCTTCAATTTGCTGGCTCCGGATGCGGGAGATACGCTGCGCGGACTCACGGAGTTTTCTTGGGAAACAGCCGTTGATCCGGACACCGGCGAGGTCATTTGGTACGAAGTGGAATTCGCGGCACTCGATACAATCCAACAGACGTGGCAAACCCTGGCCACGTACTTCACCGGTCCATCCACCAGTCGTTGGATTGATATTGATTCTCTGCCGCGGGTTGACCACGCGACCACTCATTGGTACGCGCTGGCTCACACGCAACTTCCGGAAGCCACCACGCGCAGCGCGCAGATTCGGCAATTCTATCCCTGGCGCTACACACCGCCCGCACCGTTCAATCTAATCAGCCCCGCCGACGAGGACACACTTCAGCTGCCGGCGCAGCGGTTCTGCTGGCATTCGACCACGGATCGTGATCCGGGCGACACCGTGCGCTACCGACTCGTCGTTACCGTCGAGGACAGCGTGACGCATCAGGTGACGGAGCTGCGCTCGCTGGACACCGGCACGGACACCTGTGTGACGGCTACGTTTGATTCGCTGGAGCACGGCCGCTGGACTCACCTGGACTGGCACGCTACGGCGCGCAGTTCTCAACCGCAGGGCGAGGTTTTCAGCGCGGAGACTCGCCAGCTCGTTTGGATCATGGGACCGCCGCGCAGCCTTCCGCGGCCTTTCCATTTGACGGCGCCGCCCAGTGGCGCGACGCTCGGCGGCCTCGTGGAGTTTCGATGGCAGGCGACCGTCGATCCGGATTCGGGCGAGCACATCACGTTTGACTTGCAGTTCCTCAGCTACGACTCGTTGACGCAGGAACTGGATACGGTGGCCACACTTGCCGCCGGGCCGTTCACACACTTTACGACGAATGTCAATGTGCTCGACCAGCGTGAGCATGTTTCCTACTACTGGCATGTGCTGGCTAATTCGCTCTATCCTCCGCTTGCGGTGCGCAGTATCGAGCAAGATCCATTCGTTCTGGACACGACGCAGGCGACGGCGAACCGCACGACCGAGTTGCCGCGCGAGTTTGCCTTGCGGGCGATCTATCCCAATCCGTTTAACTCGTCGACGACGATTTCCTTTGACTTACCGCGCCCGAGCGCGGTATCGATGCGCGTCTACGATGTGACCGGTCGGGCCACCGCGACGTTGATCGAATCGCCACTGGAGGCCGGATCACACCGCCTGACTTTTGATGCCCACGGATTGGCCGCGGGAGTGTATTTTGTAAGCCTGCAGGCGGAGGGATATTCCGCCACGCGCAAGCTGTTGTTGTTGAAATGAAGGATATCTTTTCGAGGACTCCATGACGAAGCGTTTGTGGGTTACGCTGGCGGCGTTCTGGTTGGGCGCAAGCTCGGTCTGGGCCGGACGGCCTTCGGCGCAGGATACGCTGTACGAGCAGATTCGACACAACATCAATCTGTTCGGCGACGTGTACCGCGAAATCACCTTGAAGTATGTCGATACGATCGACCCGAACCAGTTTATTCAGGCGGGCATCGACGGCATGCTCTCGACACTCGATCCGTACACGGTGTTCATCGCCGAAGACGAGACGGACGATCTCGACGTGATCACGCAGGGCAAGTACGGCGGCGTGGGGTTGGAGATCGGCGTGCGCGGCACGGACAAAGTGCTGACCGTGATTTCGGCCATGGACGATTCGCCGGCGCAGCGCGTAGGTATTCGCAACGGTGACCGCGTATTGGCGATTGACGGCAAATCGACGCTGGGATTTTCGACCAACGACGCCGCGCATTTGCTGCGCGGCGAGCCGGGCACGGAGGTGAGTCTGACGATTGAGCGGACGGGCAGTTCCGAACCGATCGAATTCGTGATCACGCGCCGCGACATTGATATCAAAGATGTCCCGTACTCCGGTTTCGTGAAGCCGGGCGTGGGCTATCTCAAGCTTTCGCATTTTTCGCGGCGGGCGCCGGACGAGCTGGAAGCGGCGATCCGGGAACTCAAGGAAGGCGGCATGACGTCGCTGATTCTCGACTTGCGCGGCAATCCGGGTGGACTTCTGAGTTCGGCGATTGGTGTGTTGCAGCGGTTTTGCGGCAAGGGTGAAGAGGTGCTCGCCGTGCGCGGTCGCGGTGCGGAAGCGGGACAAGTCTTCCGCATGCCTGCCGATCCCGTGGCGGGCGACATACCGCTGGCCGTGCTCGTCGATGGCGGTTCCGCTTCGGCGGCGGAGATTGTGGCCGGGGCGGTGCAGGACCTCGATCGCGGCGTGATTATCGGCGAAACCACGTTCGGCAAGGGCCTGGTGCAATCCGTGATCGCGTTTGAAACGGGTGAAGCGCTGAAACTGACGACGGCGAAGTACTACACGCCGTCCGGCCGCCTGATTCAGCGCGTTGACTATTTCCACGACCAGGACAGCGTGATCGTCCTCCCCGCCTCGGAAAACCGCGCCGGCAGCTTCGTCACCCGTAACGGTCGGCCGGTCGAAGGCGGCGGCGGCATCGATCCTGATCTCGAGGTCGCGACTCCCAAACCCGGTCCGCTCGGCACGGAACTTTGGCGTCAGGGATTGTTCTTTGACTATGCGACAGAATACCGTGCCACTCATCCCACGCTGACATCCGAGAAGCTGGATGACGGTACGATGGCGAATTTTCGAGCCTGGCTGCTGGCACGCGGATTCAGTTACGATGTGGACGGGCACCAGGAAGTAATGGCGCTCAAGAAAATGCTGGAAGATGCCGGACTCGCGGACAGTTCGAGCGCGGATTTTGACCATCTTGAGCAGTTGTTGAGCAAACGCCGTGATCAGGATTTCGCCGCCGAGCGCGATTTTATTCGTCGCAGCATCGAACAGGAGATTGCGACGAGTTTATGGGGACCGCGCGGGCGCATCGAGGCGACGTTCGACGACGATTCGCAGATTCAGAAAGCGGTGGAGGTGCTCGAAAGTCGCGACGAGTACGGAAAAGTACTGGCGGTGGATGATTCAGCGGCAAAGAAGCAGTAAGCTGACGGCGGCGAATCCGATCTGGTGTCGATTGTTACTGGATGAAAAGGAATTTGCACATGATGAGCTTGAGTTTGAACCTGTTATTGATCCTGATGCTCGCCGGGGCGGCCTGGTCGCAGCCCGCCTCGTCGAGCCGCGTGGTCGTGCACCTGAAGGCCGAGGCCGCGCAAGAATTTCGCGCGGGTCTGCTCACGGCCGCCGAGCTGTCGCCGCTTGCGGGTGCGCTGACTCCCGTCTTTTACGCTCCCCGCATTCCGGAGCGATCGGCGCTATTTGACCGGCTCGGCATGGCGAACTGGTTCGTGGTCACGTCCCAGGACGGCGATGCCTCCGCCTTGGCAGGCGACCTTGCGGGTGATCGACGCGTGATCTCCGCTTACCCCGAGCAGCGTGTGGAGACGACGGTGCTGCCGAGCGACTTTGCGGTTTACAACATGTGGGGACTATCGAAGATGCAGTGCCCGGCGGCGTGGAATCTCGACCACGGCGATTCGGAGATTCTGATCACGACGATCGACACCGGCTGCAAGATTCAGCACCCGGACCTCGCGGCCAACATCCATGTGAATCCCGGCGAGGACCTGGACTCGAACGGCTTATGGGACGTTTCCGACAACAACGGCGTGGATGACGACAGCAACGGCTTCATCGATGATCTTGTCGGCTGGGACTTCGTGTCCGACACGATCAGTGCCGGCTCACAGGCGGTCGGCGAAGATTACGGTCCGCGCGACAACCTGATCTATCCCGATATTCATGGTCACGGCACTCACGTCATGGGAACCGCTGCGGCGGTGACCGGCAACGGAGTGGGCGTCCCCTCCGCCTCCTGGAATGGGAAGGCGTTCCCGCTGCGCGCCGGCTATGCTTGGATCGACGGCGGCGGCACGATGCGCGGTTCCGGAAACGAGACCGACTTTGCCGCGGCGATTCAGTATGCCGTGGACATGGACACGCGCATTATCAGCATTTCGTTCGGTGGCACCTACTACGACACGACGTTCGCGCTGGCCTGCCAGTATGCCCGCGGCAGCGGCGTGCTCGTGTTCGCTTCGGCGGGGAACAGCAACAATCAGACGATCCAATATCCGGCGGGATTCGCGGGGGTAATTTCCGTGGCAGCCACCGACTCCTTCGATGCCAAGGCGTCGTTTTCGACCTATGGCACCTGGGTGGATATCTCGGCGCCGGGCGTGTACATCTGGAGCACGATCTCGAACAGCAGCTATCGACCGGGAGATTACAGCGCGTTGAACGGAACGTCCATGGCCTGCCCGAATACGGCTTCCGTGGCGGCATTGTTGTACAATTTCTATCCGGCACTGAACGCGGATTCCGTGGAGTCGATTCTGTTGCGCACGGCGGACAATATTGACGCGCAAAATCCCACGCGGATCGGGCTGCTGGGCAGCGGACGAGTGAACGCTTACGCCGCGCTTAGCGAGGCATGCCTCACCAATCCGCTCCATACTCCGCGGATTGTGGTGCAGCAGATTGGGAGCGATGTAAAGGTAACATGGCCGAAGGTCCCGTGCGCAAGTTCGTACGAGGTCTCCTACGCGGACTCGCTGAGTGGCGGCTTTCAACAGCTTGCCGTCACGACGGACACAACCGCGATCGATCCCACCGCCGCGAACTTGAAGCGCTTCTACTCCGTGAAGGCCTATGAATAGTGCCTGCTGTGGCCGGTTGCGGGCGGCCTTGCTCCTGGTGCTGCTGCTGACTTCGCTCGGCTGCCGGGAAGACGAGTCCAGCGAAGAAACCCTTCCGCCGGTGATCGGGAGTGTGAAGGGGGTCTCGATTTCGCCGCGATCGTTCGGGCAGGCGGACTTCGAGCAGTTTCTGGGACTCGTGGCTGACGGTGGTGACTGGTTGACCTGGGCCGGCGATTGGATTCAGTTGGGTGATACGTCGGCCGGGCCGCATGCAGTGGAGACTTTCGAAGCGGACTATCACTTTTCCACGGTTCCGATTGCCACGCTGTTCGGCAGTGACTTGCAGCCGCTCCGGCCGCTGAGCGATTCCATGTTGACCGCGTACGCATCGCAGGCGGCGTTCTATGCGCGGCGCTACTATCCTGAATTCATGGGCCTTGGGATCGAGGTCAACCGCATCTATGACTCCGCCGCGCCGGACGCCTATCAGGCGTTTGTCGAGTTCTTTCCGCGCGCGGCCGATTCGGTCAAGGCGGCCTCACCCGATACGAGAGTATTTACCGTGTTTCAGTTGGAGTGGCTGAAGGGTCTGCGCGGCGGGCTGTATGGTGGCGTGAACGATACGACGCGGAATCAGTGGCAGCTCGCCGCGGATTTTCCTGCCGCGGACTTCATCGCGCTCACCACTTACCCCGGACTGATTTACCGCGATCCCACGGAGATTCCGGCGGACTACTACGCGGGACTTGCGGCGCGCCTCGGCAAACCGATTGCCTTCACGGAAGTGGGCTGGCACAGTGCGGCATCGCCCGCGGGCTGGGAGAGTAGCGAAGGCGAGCAGGCAGAGTTCTTGACGCGGTGGATCAGTCTGATCGCACCGCTCGATCCGGTACTCGTGATCTGGCCGTTCCTGTTCGATCCGGCCGCTCAAGAGCCGTTCAATACGATGGGATTGTGGAGGACGTCCGATGGGCAGGCGAAAGCCGCCTGGCTTGTCTGGTCGAGCGCTAACCTGTGACCGCGATTCCGCTATTTCTGCTGGGGCTTGTGACAGGCGTCTTGGGCGGTTTTCTGGGCGTCGGTGGTGGGCTGGTGATCACCGTTGTCTTGCTGGAAGTGCTGAAAGCGCAGGGGATGCCGGACGATGTGCGCTATCACGTGGCGTTCGGCACGACGCTGGTGGGGATTATCGGCACCGCGCTCTCGTCGAGCTTCACGTATGCGCGGATGGGTCGCGTGATCTGGCGCGTCGTGGCAATTGTCAGCGTGAGCGCCGTGTTATTCTCATTGATCGGCTCGAAACTGGCGGCGGAGTCTTCCGCGAATCTGCTGCACACTGTGTTCATCGCATTTTGCTTCGTGATGGTCGTGTTGCTGCTTACGCGCAAGGCACGACAGCAAGCCGATGGTCATGTGCACTCGGCCTGGAAGCTGCTGACGATTGGTGCGGGCGCGGGGCTGCTCTCCGCGTATCTCGGAGTGGCGGGCGGCGCGGTGATGGTCCCGACGATGATCTTGTGGGCGCATGTCGCCGCGGAATACGCTCCCGGGACGAGCAATGCGGTGGGTGTGTTGACGAGTCTGGTCGGCGCGGTCGGTTACATGATTCACGGCGCGGGCGCGGCGAATTTGCCGGCGGGTTCGTGGGGGTTCATTGTTCCGGCCTACGCGATTCCGCTCTTCTTCGGCACCCTGATCGGCGGACCGTTCGGCAGTCAGTTAAATAAGCGCTACGGCCGCGATTCGTTCCGCTATGTGTTCGCGGCGTTTCTGCTGGTGGTGGCGGTGAAGATGTGGTTCGAACATTAAGCGGGTGCCAAGTGGTAGCCTGTTGCCGCTCGTCTCTAATTGGCAAAGTCGATGGTGGACGGTTCGGCTGAAAGAAGTATCAGGAGTGTCTCATGATCCAGTGCCTTGTAGAAGGCTGCAAGACTCCGGTGGCCAAAGAAGGTCACGACATATGTTTCGACCATTGGAAGGCCAATCGTGATGGCAAATTGAAGAAGTGCGAGAAGTGCGGAAGGCTGATGGAAAAGGACAAACCCCTCTGTCTTGACTGCTACAACAAGGGACGAGAGGGGCAGGCAACGGGTCGAGCACTCACGGCGACTGCGATTGGTGAAAAGGTGGCATTGACGGCTAACAGAGTCAATGCAATTCTGGTTGAGTTGGCGTGGATTACGAAGGGGCCTGGGGATCACGGCTGGATCAGCACTCCACAAGGGCGGAAGAACGGCGCAGTTGATCGAGAGTTTGGTACGGATAAGACGCCGTTCGTTCAATGGAGTGAGGGCATCCTGCGCAATCGCGCTTTCACGGATGCGGTTCGAGACTTTAAGGGAGAAAAGCCGGTCATTCCGGAAACGTCGTCTGGCGCCAAGTCTGACGAATTGGGATTCCGCGAGAAGTTCCCGGCAACACATCGCGCTACGGACGGACACATGGTTCGATCACGGGGAGAGATGCTTATCGACAACTGGCTCTACGCGGCACAAGTAATTCATGCTTATGAGCGGAAGGTACCCATTGAAGAGGAGTTGTACTGCGACTTCTATCTCCCGACGGGGAAAGTGTATCTCGAGTTCTGGGGAATGGAGAATGATCCGGCCTACGCGGCACGAAAGCGGGCAAAGTTGGAGTTGTATAAGAAAAACGGACTCAATCTGATTGAGTTGAAGGACGCCGACCTCTTGAAACTCGATGATGTCATGCCCGCCAAACTTCGCCCATTCGATATCAAGGTATCTTGATGCGTGTACGTGATGCGTCGCTGCGCGCCAATGCGCAGATGGCGGCGAAGAAGTTCGTGGTACTGAGGTAGCCTTCTTCTCCGCCCCGACGCAAATTAGTCGCCTCGACCAGCCCTCCCGATGCCTCCATTTTGAGTGCTTGTATGTTCAAGTAACTGTTTTTTATATGGGTCGCGGATTTGCGTTTTTGGCTTTTTCTTATTATATTTAGGTCATTATGTCCTGTGCCTGCTTGCCCCTCCTTGCGCTGTGTTTCCCTTGCTCTTGACCCCGTTTCGCGACATCCCTGATACGCGTCTAATTCTTTTTATCAAAAGAAGTTAGGCGGTTTTGTTTGGTCAAATAATATTTTGTCGCCATCCTCGGAATTCACCATTTATCTCCATTGTAGCTGGATTAGATTTCCGCCGAGCGGGCCCCCTCACCCCGCCGGAGCTGCAATCCTACCCGCCGAGCCGGGTTAAGTCTTCGCAACCCGGCCGGAATCGGACTCTGTACGCACGCAGTGCCGCACTGCTTACAGCCATATCTCCGTCATGCCCCCCACTCCCCGCTTTCTCCGCCGCGGCAAGGTCCGCGATATTTATGAACTCGATGCCGATCATCTGCTGATCGTCACGACCGACCGGCTGTCGGCGTTTGATGTGGTGCTGCCCGATCCGATTCCGGGGAAGGGCAAAGTGCTGGCATCGATTACACGCTTCTGGATGCGGAAGTTTGCAGGGATTGTGGGGAATCATCTGACGGACATTACCCCCCCCAGCCCCCCCAACCGAGTTGGGGGGGAGACGTACTCTTCCGAGCAGCTTGATGTGGTGAAGAAATGCGAGGTGATTCCGGTGGAGTGCATCGTTCGCGGGTTCATCACCGGCTCAGGGTGGAAGGACTATCTGAAGACTGGCGAGGTGTGCGGGTACAAGCTGCCGGCCGGACTCAAGCAGTGCGCGGAACTGCCCGAGCCGCTGTTCACACCGTCCACGAAAGCGGAAGCGGGGCACGATCAGAACATCTCACCGGCTGAGGCGGCCAGGCTGATCGGAGCAGAGACGGCAAAGCGGATTGAAGAACTCGCAGTGAAGATTTACACGGCGGGTCGTGAGCATGCCCGGCAGCGGGGGATCTTGATCGCCGATACGAAGTTCGAGTTCGGCATTCGTGACGGCGAAATCCTCCTGATCGACGAAGTGCTGACGCCGGATTCCTCACGCTTCTGGCCCGAGGACAAATATGAACCGGGCCACGATCAGCCAAGCTTCGACAAACAGATCATCCGCAATTATCTCGAAACGCTGGACTGGGACAAAGCCGATCCAGGCCCGAAGTTGCCGCCGGAGATCATCGCCAGGACGCAGCGGGCGTATGCGGAGATCTTGCAGCGGCTGACGACGTAAGATGGCGGCCGGGTTGCGGCCTCAACCCGGCTCGGCGAGCACAACAATGAACAAAATCAATCTCACGCAATCCATCGAATACAATCCGGATGCCGTGGTGAGCAAGACGCTGGTGAAGCAGCCCCACGGAACGGTGACGCTGTTTGCCTTTGACAAAGGGCAGGAGCTGTCCGAGCATTCGGCGCCGTTCGATGCGCTGGTGCATGTGCTCGACGGCGAGGCGGAGCTGATCATCGGCGGTGAACCGGTGCGCGCAAATGCCGGGGAGTTCGTGAACATGCCCGCGAATATTCCGCACGCGGTGAAGGCGGTCACGCGATTCAAGATGTTGCTGACGATGATCAAGGGTTGAATATGACTCGGCGAGTCCAAATATAGCAAGCAGAGTTGCGGATAAGGGCAGAATCGCGTATATTAGAGCAGTCAGGCGCACCGATGCGCAGTTTTTGGGCGGCTAATTGTGAAATTATTCACAATTTACGATGGTTTGCCGCCGCCAATGTCACCCTCCCTCCCACCCCCACCAACGTTCAAACCTGTGGAGTCAGTCCTCATGTCGAACAAGCAAGCCGACCTCGCCGGCCCCGGAATCGGCACCTACGAAGAAGTTGAAAAGATCCTCCCGACGGCCTATCAGTCGCTGCTCACGCCGAAGGAGACGCAGATCGCGCTGGCCAAGCTGAAGCGGTTCATCGAGGACGGGATGTGCAAGTCGCTGAACCTGTTCCGCGTGGAGTGCCCGCTGATTGTGGATACGACCAGCGGCGTGAACGACTACCTGGACCGTGACGGCTCGCGTACGCCGATCGACTTCCATATCAACAACGACTACAACAAGAATCCGATTGACGCACAGGTGGTGCAGGCAGCGACGAAGTGGAAGCGCGTCGCTCTGAAGCAGTTCGACTGCCACGTCGGCGAAGGCATCATGACCGATATGCGCGCCGTGCGCAAAGACTACTTTCTCGATCACGATCACAGCGCGTATGTGGACCAGTGGGACTGGGAGCGCGTGATCACGATGGCCGACCGCAATCTGGACTTCCTGAAGCGGATCGTCACGAATATCTGGAAGGTCCTGACGGACAGCGAGGATTTCATTCAGAGCGAGTTCCCCAAACTGAAGAGCTCGAAGTGGCCCAACCTGCCGAAGGAGCTGGTGTTCCTGCATGCGGAAGAGATTTTGGATATGTATCCGGATCTGCCGCGCAAGCAGCGGGAGACGAAAATCCTGTCGGAGAAGTATCCGGCGGTGTTCATCATTGGCATCGGCTGGACGCTGAAAGACGGCTACCCGCACGAGATGCGCGCGGCCGACTATGACGACTGGGTGACGCCGAGCGTCGTAAAGAACGGGCAGCAGATGCACGGCTTGAACGGCGACATTCTGGTGTGGAATCACGTGACGAAGCGCCGTCATGAGCTGACGTCGATGGGAATCCGCGTGACGAAAGAGACGCTGAAGCAGCAGCTCGAAGCGACGAAGCAGTTGCACTTCCTCGACATGCCGTATCATCAGGCGATCATGAAGGACGAGATTCCGCTGTCGATCGGCGGCGGGATAGGTCAGGCGCGGACGTGCATGTCGATCTTGAAGAAGGCGCATCTCGGCGAGGTCAGCGTGACCGTGTGGCCGAAGGTGCTGAAGGAGATGTGCGCGCAACGACAGATTCACGTGTTGAACTGATTTTTGCGGAGAACACCGGGGCAGACAAGCAGCGCGAGACCCGAGGGTCTCGCGCTGCGCATGTGGGGTGTCGGGAGAGTTACTTCGGCTGGATCGTGATCGTGCGGCTCTTGGCCTCTTCAGCCTTGGGCAGCTTGATCACAAGGACGCCGTCTTCGAACCGGGCCGTCACCGCGTCAGCCTTGACGGTGCGCGGCAGGGAAAAGCTGCGTTCGAACCGGCCATAGGTGCGCTCGACGCGGAGCAAGTCGTGCTTGCCCTCGCGGACGTCCTGCTTGCGGTCCCCGGAAACGGTGAGCACATTGTTGTTCAGCGTGAGATTGACGTCTTCGAGTTTGACACCGGGCAGCTCCGCCAGAATCTCGTAGCTGTCGGTGTGCTCGACGATGTCAACGTTGGGCCCCCAGAACATGGAGTCGGAATTCTCGCGAGTGGTGTTGAAAAACTCATCGAGCACGCGCGAGATGGGGGCCATCTCCCGGTGCCAGCA belongs to candidate division KSB1 bacterium and includes:
- a CDS encoding sulfite exporter TauE/SafE family protein, whose product is MTAIPLFLLGLVTGVLGGFLGVGGGLVITVVLLEVLKAQGMPDDVRYHVAFGTTLVGIIGTALSSSFTYARMGRVIWRVVAIVSVSAVLFSLIGSKLAAESSANLLHTVFIAFCFVMVVLLLTRKARQQADGHVHSAWKLLTIGAGAGLLSAYLGVAGGAVMVPTMILWAHVAAEYAPGTSNAVGVLTSLVGAVGYMIHGAGAANLPAGSWGFIVPAYAIPLFFGTLIGGPFGSQLNKRYGRDSFRYVFAAFLLVVAVKMWFEH
- a CDS encoding glycerol kinase, with the protein product MAKEGHDICFDHWKANRDGKLKKCEKCGRLMEKDKPLCLDCYNKGREGQATGRALTATAIGEKVALTANRVNAILVELAWITKGPGDHGWISTPQGRKNGAVDREFGTDKTPFVQWSEGILRNRAFTDAVRDFKGEKPVIPETSSGAKSDELGFREKFPATHRATDGHMVRSRGEMLIDNWLYAAQVIHAYERKVPIEEELYCDFYLPTGKVYLEFWGMENDPAYAARKRAKLELYKKNGLNLIELKDADLLKLDDVMPAKLRPFDIKVS
- a CDS encoding S8 family serine peptidase, encoding MMSLSLNLLLILMLAGAAWSQPASSSRVVVHLKAEAAQEFRAGLLTAAELSPLAGALTPVFYAPRIPERSALFDRLGMANWFVVTSQDGDASALAGDLAGDRRVISAYPEQRVETTVLPSDFAVYNMWGLSKMQCPAAWNLDHGDSEILITTIDTGCKIQHPDLAANIHVNPGEDLDSNGLWDVSDNNGVDDDSNGFIDDLVGWDFVSDTISAGSQAVGEDYGPRDNLIYPDIHGHGTHVMGTAAAVTGNGVGVPSASWNGKAFPLRAGYAWIDGGGTMRGSGNETDFAAAIQYAVDMDTRIISISFGGTYYDTTFALACQYARGSGVLVFASAGNSNNQTIQYPAGFAGVISVAATDSFDAKASFSTYGTWVDISAPGVYIWSTISNSSYRPGDYSALNGTSMACPNTASVAALLYNFYPALNADSVESILLRTADNIDAQNPTRIGLLGSGRVNAYAALSEACLTNPLHTPRIVVQQIGSDVKVTWPKVPCASSYEVSYADSLSGGFQQLAVTTDTTAIDPTAANLKRFYSVKAYE
- a CDS encoding cupin domain-containing protein: MNKINLTQSIEYNPDAVVSKTLVKQPHGTVTLFAFDKGQELSEHSAPFDALVHVLDGEAELIIGGEPVRANAGEFVNMPANIPHAVKAVTRFKMLLTMIKG
- a CDS encoding phosphoribosylaminoimidazolesuccinocarboxamide synthase, with the translated sequence MPPTPRFLRRGKVRDIYELDADHLLIVTTDRLSAFDVVLPDPIPGKGKVLASITRFWMRKFAGIVGNHLTDITPPSPPNRVGGETYSSEQLDVVKKCEVIPVECIVRGFITGSGWKDYLKTGEVCGYKLPAGLKQCAELPEPLFTPSTKAEAGHDQNISPAEAARLIGAETAKRIEELAVKIYTAGREHARQRGILIADTKFEFGIRDGEILLIDEVLTPDSSRFWPEDKYEPGHDQPSFDKQIIRNYLETLDWDKADPGPKLPPEIIARTQRAYAEILQRLTT
- a CDS encoding S41 family peptidase, with the protein product MTKRLWVTLAAFWLGASSVWAGRPSAQDTLYEQIRHNINLFGDVYREITLKYVDTIDPNQFIQAGIDGMLSTLDPYTVFIAEDETDDLDVITQGKYGGVGLEIGVRGTDKVLTVISAMDDSPAQRVGIRNGDRVLAIDGKSTLGFSTNDAAHLLRGEPGTEVSLTIERTGSSEPIEFVITRRDIDIKDVPYSGFVKPGVGYLKLSHFSRRAPDELEAAIRELKEGGMTSLILDLRGNPGGLLSSAIGVLQRFCGKGEEVLAVRGRGAEAGQVFRMPADPVAGDIPLAVLVDGGSASAAEIVAGAVQDLDRGVIIGETTFGKGLVQSVIAFETGEALKLTTAKYYTPSGRLIQRVDYFHDQDSVIVLPASENRAGSFVTRNGRPVEGGGGIDPDLEVATPKPGPLGTELWRQGLFFDYATEYRATHPTLTSEKLDDGTMANFRAWLLARGFSYDVDGHQEVMALKKMLEDAGLADSSSADFDHLEQLLSKRRDQDFAAERDFIRRSIEQEIATSLWGPRGRIEATFDDDSQIQKAVEVLESRDEYGKVLAVDDSAAKKQ
- a CDS encoding T9SS type A sorting domain-containing protein — encoded protein: MRRVLWTIVGLLSLINSSAYADTTWVTSGDVTGLWISPQSPYVITGDVSVPSGGTLIIGPGVTVSFAGQYHFNVRGALRALGVAEDSIRFTTDTLANPARWQGLRFVSAHNSSELNYCVIENGKAILEGADRAGGGIDMQTTTMTIRRTTFRRCQAAVDGGAIHVREGSNPLLEDCVIERCTAGQGGGALLIRNSSGVIRRTVMRDNRSALYGGALFVRNDSYLVLEDCRIERNIAVFDGGAVCGSHSGSNIVARRCYVANNQAGSRGGGVFGRDWRMTFENCVFDSNSADSGGCCNTVVSAGRYARFYHCTLSGNAAAVGGAIWCNRGPIELINSIVAGTTGGAALEINPISPDSASVRACAYWNNTLGDVGGIPFSEHFGVVDSLNANDYPCDRLGNIFADPQFMDSLTGNYRLRDTSPCIGAALGGILAEDIQQVERPFPEFTMPDIGAFESEIGGTHHFLCGPVAGLIGPGDVTAGCDLVINAGDSLTIAPGTRMLFPPGAKLSVLGTLLAEGTETDSIYFTRSQPTDTSGWFGVRMLSLDGLRTSRMRYCVVEYGGASGNPASRGGGLEVANSAALEISHCELRYNAAVLYGGGMAIDGSASVVMQYCRFLLNRAANPGGQGGGLFVGSSDAQFVSDCVFDSNMSASNGGGVYFQSSGSEFLNCRIIGNSSRSGAGLHLAADDCRVYGCTFQLNRASSEGGGIVAYFRSEFDSCWITENAAETRGGGVAMYGAGGHPVFSRCLIAHNQSGFGGGVYAWLGGDLERCTVVDNTGSSGGGIYSTGSGLVMNSTVVSRSVGVGIYFAPDVDSVEFMYCDTYGNSDSDLGGPGNPPEFPPDLGMIATLNARGDSCDIYSNVSLDPWFEDAENRDYHVQALSPCIDAGSPELAPDPDGSLADIGAFFTTSPFSTPEPFALTAPGAGDTLRDSVVFSWEAAVDPDTGESIWYELEFAALDTFAQAWEVLVTHDAGQLTQRAVNIDSLPRRERAAYYWYVLAHSHYPRYTTRSAETRRYYPWNYASPPPFNLLAPDAGDTLRGLTEFSWETAVDPDTGEVIWYEVEFAALDTIQQTWQTLATYFTGPSTSRWIDIDSLPRVDHATTHWYALAHTQLPEATTRSAQIRQFYPWRYTPPAPFNLISPADEDTLQLPAQRFCWHSTTDRDPGDTVRYRLVVTVEDSVTHQVTELRSLDTGTDTCVTATFDSLEHGRWTHLDWHATARSSQPQGEVFSAETRQLVWIMGPPRSLPRPFHLTAPPSGATLGGLVEFRWQATVDPDSGEHITFDLQFLSYDSLTQELDTVATLAAGPFTHFTTNVNVLDQREHVSYYWHVLANSLYPPLAVRSIEQDPFVLDTTQATANRTTELPREFALRAIYPNPFNSSTTISFDLPRPSAVSMRVYDVTGRATATLIESPLEAGSHRLTFDAHGLAAGVYFVSLQAEGYSATRKLLLLK